The Paenibacillus sp. MBLB1832 genome has a window encoding:
- a CDS encoding glycoside hydrolase family 1 protein, with translation MSRFPDQFVWGAATAAYQVEGAAYSGGRGLSIWDVFCKTPGKVFNGHNGDTACDQYNRYKEDIAIMKELGIKAYRLSISWPRIIPNGVGQVNEEGIANYDRLVDELLENGIEPYVTLFHWDFPYELYKLGGWLNRDVAEWFGEYTKIVVKRLGDRVKYWMTQNEPLCYIYYGHYEGSMAPGLKLSWKETLQIAHNSMRAHGNSVMAIRSASKLPNIVGCASNGRYASPYSDRAEDVEAAQQYMFGTNIPDKFTVSMLHEPIIFGHYPQSMWDTHGAHMPEIEDGDLEMMCQPMDFLGINIYAVLTSEVTSIGPCWITLNGRRVIPCVWG, from the coding sequence ATGAGCAGATTCCCAGATCAATTTGTATGGGGGGCAGCGACCGCTGCCTATCAAGTGGAAGGTGCTGCTTACAGCGGCGGAAGGGGATTATCAATATGGGATGTCTTCTGTAAGACGCCAGGCAAAGTATTCAATGGTCATAACGGGGATACAGCCTGTGATCAATATAATCGGTATAAAGAAGACATCGCAATTATGAAGGAACTAGGAATTAAGGCATACCGCCTTTCCATCAGCTGGCCACGGATTATTCCCAATGGAGTAGGACAGGTCAACGAAGAAGGAATTGCTAACTATGATAGATTGGTAGATGAGCTGTTAGAGAACGGGATCGAGCCTTATGTTACCTTATTCCATTGGGATTTCCCTTATGAGCTGTACAAGCTGGGGGGTTGGTTAAACCGGGATGTAGCCGAATGGTTCGGTGAATATACAAAGATTGTCGTCAAACGACTTGGTGACCGAGTGAAATATTGGATGACACAAAATGAACCGCTCTGTTACATCTACTATGGGCATTATGAAGGTTCGATGGCTCCCGGATTGAAGCTTTCTTGGAAGGAAACTCTACAGATTGCACATAACTCCATGAGAGCCCACGGAAACTCAGTAATGGCAATCCGCTCTGCCTCTAAGCTTCCCAATATCGTAGGGTGTGCATCCAATGGCCGATATGCCTCGCCATACTCCGATCGGGCCGAGGATGTTGAAGCTGCTCAGCAATACATGTTCGGAACCAATATCCCAGACAAATTTACGGTCTCCATGCTTCACGAGCCCATCATCTTCGGGCATTATCCGCAAAGTATGTGGGATACACATGGGGCCCACATGCCTGAGATCGAGGATGGCGACCTGGAGATGATGTGCCAGCCTATGGATTTCCTGGGGATCAATATTTACGCGGTGTTGACGTCCGAGGTTACTTCCATTGGTCCTTGCTGGATAACTTTGAATGGCAGAAGGGTTATTCCATGCGTCTGGGGTTAG
- a CDS encoding family 1 glycosylhydrolase encodes MLDNFEWQKGYSMRLGLVHVDFATQKRTIKESGYWYKRVIKTNGEIL; translated from the coding sequence TTGCTGGATAACTTTGAATGGCAGAAGGGTTATTCCATGCGTCTGGGGTTAGTGCATGTGGACTTTGCCACACAGAAGCGCACCATCAAGGAATCCGGATATTGGTACAAAAGGGTTATTAAAACCAATGGGGAAATCCTGTAA
- a CDS encoding glycosyltransferase family 39 protein, which translates to MQNGSFEEIDDNVPLMWSHTAWKTESEITGYSVVNGGAHSGNYYVSIENKQENDSRWMQTVQVKPNTLYKLSAWIMADGTRTNSKGALLTVDGIMSTSEDVHDTNGRWKFVEWYGRTGTKQSQLIVNARLGFYGSPNTGRASFDDITLKEVEVAPSGATVTTFDQGMSDQPVAASKEDRSANDISISPILLFSALYVLLFVILYRIMRVNQQPHLRSNENKLMMIILAAAFMLRMLLAPLSIGHDTDINVFKAWANHAFSDGLSQFYNGNVFADYPPGYIYILYLIGGLQKLFSLGNVAFTVLIKLPSMMTDLMISSFIYRMAKIKFQPKTAISLAVLYAFNPVSIVNSAAWGQVDAFFTMVILFAMYLVVQNRLPHSAVVFALAILIKPQALIFTPLLLFVLLRQKSLSVFVRSVVYGLSVIVLLSLPFTLHKSGGPLWLYKLYLSTLSQYPYASLNAFNIYDLMGENWQPVSKTFLFIPYSAWSTIFTAIGLIYCAFLYFKSKADNSKLYYIGFLFTAIMFMLSVKMHERYLFYGLLLGLMSFLHTKDRRLLFIFAGFSITQYVNAHYVLMNSWAKVFQINRFDFFVLSVSLANTWLFAALIKVGWDIYIKGKIVGIKPIKPMVSGNSRYASQPISEPESKLNKRDALLMLVLVCAYSSFALFNLGSNLAPETYWKPANAGESLVIDLGQIQPVERVNSFAALGNGSFKLQISQNGLNWEGEYTVNRNGGNVFTWQSLLINQPARYIRVKVETPGTRLNELAIFSSGSEQPLQIHNVKAENISNSSEGSIENLFDEQKEVSYKQSYLNSMYFDEIYHARTAYEHTHQLEPFESTHPPLGKICIAVGTWIFGMNPFGWRIVGTVFGIMMIPLMYVFAKRLFRKTEYAFIASFLLAFDFMHFVQTRIATIDVYAVFFIMMMFYFMYRYFNMNFFVDGLKRTLIPLALSGLFFGLGVASKWISLYAGAGLALILLISLRDRYIEYREAQCECDKSNAKKKSGNKQADLARSQYRISVFPKFVMITVGWCVIWFIIIPLLIYVMSYLPFMMVSGPGHGLADVVSYQKHMYNYHSSLKATHPFSSSWYQWPTMEKPVWYYGGQELPDGKTSLIVALGNPVIWGWIGIASVLLASWIGYKNKDRRILFISVALGSVYVPWMLVARLTFIYHFFAAVPFMILCITYVIMYVKEKALQDKRASSKRWANGIVYGYLILAFLLFILFYPILSGAIVDREYVDTFLKWKDSWQF; encoded by the coding sequence ATGCAGAATGGAAGTTTCGAAGAAATTGATGACAATGTACCACTGATGTGGTCACATACCGCTTGGAAAACGGAGAGTGAGATAACAGGTTATTCTGTTGTCAACGGAGGGGCACATTCTGGAAATTACTATGTATCCATTGAAAACAAACAGGAGAATGACTCCCGTTGGATGCAAACGGTACAAGTAAAGCCGAACACCTTGTACAAGCTCTCTGCCTGGATCATGGCCGATGGGACAAGAACGAACAGTAAAGGGGCGCTTCTAACGGTCGACGGTATCATGTCCACATCGGAAGATGTTCACGATACGAATGGGAGATGGAAATTTGTTGAATGGTATGGCAGAACAGGAACCAAACAAAGTCAATTAATTGTCAATGCGAGATTGGGATTTTACGGGAGTCCCAATACAGGTCGTGCCTCATTTGATGACATTACTTTGAAGGAGGTAGAAGTTGCGCCTTCAGGAGCAACAGTCACCACATTCGATCAAGGGATGTCAGATCAACCTGTGGCTGCATCCAAGGAAGATCGGTCTGCAAACGACATTTCAATAAGTCCAATACTGCTGTTCTCGGCATTATATGTTTTATTATTTGTGATACTTTATCGAATCATGAGAGTCAACCAACAACCTCACTTAAGGTCCAATGAAAATAAGTTGATGATGATCATTCTAGCAGCAGCGTTCATGCTTAGGATGCTCCTTGCTCCATTGTCTATTGGACACGACACGGACATCAATGTATTTAAAGCATGGGCTAATCACGCTTTTTCTGATGGATTATCCCAATTTTATAATGGAAATGTTTTCGCTGATTATCCGCCCGGCTACATCTATATTTTGTATCTTATTGGAGGCTTACAGAAGTTATTTTCGCTTGGGAATGTTGCTTTTACCGTTCTTATTAAATTACCCTCGATGATGACCGATCTTATGATCAGTTCTTTCATCTACCGCATGGCTAAAATAAAGTTTCAGCCCAAAACTGCCATTTCTTTGGCTGTCTTATATGCCTTTAATCCAGTTTCTATCGTAAATTCGGCCGCTTGGGGGCAGGTAGATGCATTTTTCACGATGGTTATCTTGTTTGCCATGTACTTGGTTGTCCAAAACCGATTACCTCATTCGGCAGTTGTTTTTGCACTCGCCATTTTAATAAAACCGCAGGCACTCATTTTTACTCCGCTGCTGTTGTTTGTGTTGTTACGTCAAAAAAGCCTGTCTGTTTTTGTGCGCAGCGTGGTGTATGGCCTTTCGGTAATTGTATTATTGTCACTCCCATTCACGCTGCATAAATCGGGAGGGCCTTTGTGGTTGTACAAGCTTTATCTCAGCACACTTTCCCAATATCCGTATGCTAGCTTAAATGCTTTTAATATATATGACTTGATGGGTGAGAATTGGCAGCCAGTATCCAAAACATTCTTATTTATTCCGTACAGTGCTTGGAGTACGATCTTCACAGCTATCGGCTTGATTTATTGTGCCTTTCTCTACTTTAAAAGTAAAGCGGATAACAGCAAATTGTATTATATAGGCTTCTTATTTACGGCAATCATGTTTATGCTTTCGGTTAAGATGCATGAGCGGTACCTTTTTTATGGATTACTTCTTGGACTTATGAGTTTTCTCCATACGAAAGACCGCCGGCTGCTGTTCATATTCGCAGGTTTCAGTATCACGCAATATGTGAATGCGCATTATGTGCTAATGAACAGCTGGGCAAAAGTTTTTCAAATTAACCGCTTTGATTTTTTCGTATTAAGCGTTTCTTTGGCAAATACATGGCTGTTTGCAGCTTTAATCAAAGTTGGATGGGACATTTACATAAAAGGAAAAATTGTTGGGATTAAACCCATTAAACCCATGGTATCTGGTAATTCTAGATATGCTTCGCAACCAATTTCGGAGCCAGAATCAAAGCTAAACAAAAGAGACGCTCTCTTGATGCTAGTTCTAGTTTGTGCTTATTCCTCCTTCGCATTATTTAATTTGGGGTCGAACCTAGCACCAGAAACGTATTGGAAGCCGGCAAATGCGGGTGAAAGTTTGGTTATCGATTTAGGACAAATTCAGCCAGTCGAGAGAGTTAACAGTTTCGCTGCACTAGGCAACGGATCGTTTAAGCTACAGATTTCGCAGAATGGTCTCAATTGGGAAGGGGAATATACGGTTAACAGAAATGGCGGCAACGTATTTACTTGGCAAAGCCTACTGATTAACCAACCAGCACGCTATATTAGGGTAAAGGTGGAAACACCGGGAACCCGCTTAAATGAGCTGGCGATTTTCAGCAGTGGGAGTGAACAGCCGCTCCAGATTCACAATGTAAAGGCAGAGAACATCAGCAACAGCTCGGAAGGCAGCATTGAGAACCTGTTTGATGAACAAAAGGAAGTCTCCTATAAACAATCGTATTTGAACAGCATGTATTTTGACGAGATATACCATGCTCGTACGGCTTATGAGCATACCCATCAACTCGAGCCTTTTGAAAGCACACATCCCCCTTTGGGTAAAATATGTATTGCTGTTGGAACGTGGATATTTGGGATGAATCCATTCGGATGGCGGATTGTTGGAACCGTGTTTGGTATCATGATGATACCCCTCATGTATGTTTTCGCGAAGCGGCTGTTTCGTAAAACGGAATATGCATTTATCGCCTCGTTTTTGCTCGCGTTTGATTTTATGCATTTCGTACAAACAAGAATTGCAACGATTGATGTGTATGCGGTATTTTTTATCATGATGATGTTCTACTTTATGTACCGTTATTTCAATATGAATTTCTTTGTAGACGGCTTAAAAAGAACTTTAATACCACTTGCGCTGAGTGGACTGTTTTTTGGCTTGGGTGTAGCGTCCAAATGGATTTCATTGTACGCGGGGGCGGGTTTGGCTCTCATTTTGTTAATCTCCTTAAGAGATAGATACATCGAATACAGAGAAGCGCAGTGTGAATGCGATAAATCCAATGCAAAGAAAAAAAGTGGTAACAAGCAAGCGGATCTTGCACGAAGCCAATATAGAATAAGCGTGTTCCCAAAATTTGTGATGATAACGGTCGGTTGGTGCGTAATATGGTTTATCATCATTCCGTTGCTAATCTATGTGATGTCGTATTTGCCATTCATGATGGTGTCTGGACCAGGACATGGGCTGGCAGACGTAGTCAGCTATCAAAAACATATGTACAATTACCATAGCAGCTTGAAAGCAACGCATCCATTCTCTTCGAGTTGGTATCAATGGCCTACGATGGAGAAACCGGTGTGGTATTACGGAGGTCAGGAATTGCCTGATGGAAAAACCTCGTTGATCGTGGCTTTGGGCAATCCTGTAATTTGGGGATGGATCGGGATAGCAAGCGTTCTATTGGCTTCATGGATCGGGTATAAAAACAAGGACAGGCGCATTTTATTTATTTCCGTTGCGCTTGGCTCCGTATATGTGCCGTGGATGCTTGTAGCAAGGTTGACTTTCATATACCATTTTTTTGCTGCCGTTCCGTTTATGATTTTGTGCATCACGTATGTGATTATGTATGTTAAAGAAAAGGCCCTACAGGACAAGAGAGCTTCTAGCAAAAGATGGGCTAATGGAATTGTTTATGGATATTTAATCTTAGCTTTCCTTTTATTTATTCTCTTTTATCCTATTTTGTCTGGAGCTATCGTTGATCGGGAGTACGTTGACACTTTTTTGAAATGGAAAGATTCATGGCAGTTTTGA
- a CDS encoding cellulase family glycosylhydrolase, protein MTQSIYGKRLSVSNLTLVLSLLFVLISLFFFATTTHAQSTARDRVNIQNGNVVTDDGKPLRGGRFWITPGAITQMQAEPTQFREYFRSLSRDYHLNVVRICIYDQYQTLDPASVSSTVDTVVNWAEEDGIYAIVNWHTGFENYTTQINLTQADRFWAFYAPRYKDRTHVIYEGSNETVTNAASQEHMYNYIRNLAPNTHLIMWSVPNTSQYYGGDTTRPVIDLTTIQNTTGINYSNASIGYHTYSSTSEDTTAKSWRDAGYPIICTELLSDSGTRTPVNYVNMMPLIKSKETLGISWMNWMTFNYRIPVVDQGMNFTADFITNLGTYGITFWPENFKSLVVNGGFEKDALNSQTITGWTTSSATPNADYVDKYAHDGNNRLTHYYASAFNIYTFQTITGLSDGTYKLTVWVRRGGTFTRSMIVAKKFGGTDLSVTTPDNSSWTQVTIDNIVIANGYGKIEVGAYTDANAGAWIGIDQIDLIRTN, encoded by the coding sequence ATGACTCAATCCATCTATGGAAAAAGGCTTTCTGTTTCGAATTTGACCTTGGTATTATCCCTGTTATTCGTGCTCATCAGTCTCTTTTTCTTTGCTACAACGACCCATGCCCAATCCACAGCACGAGACAGGGTTAATATTCAGAATGGGAACGTGGTTACCGATGATGGCAAGCCGCTCCGTGGCGGACGTTTCTGGATCACCCCGGGCGCTATTACCCAGATGCAGGCCGAGCCGACTCAATTCCGCGAATATTTCCGCTCCTTGTCGAGAGATTACCATCTGAATGTGGTACGAATTTGCATTTATGACCAATATCAAACCCTTGACCCAGCTTCTGTCTCTAGTACCGTAGATACTGTCGTCAACTGGGCGGAGGAAGACGGCATCTATGCCATCGTAAATTGGCATACCGGCTTTGAAAATTACACGACCCAGATCAATTTGACTCAAGCGGACCGTTTCTGGGCATTTTACGCTCCTCGCTATAAGGATCGGACACATGTGATCTACGAGGGAAGCAATGAAACCGTTACCAATGCAGCTTCCCAGGAGCATATGTACAATTACATCCGGAACCTAGCTCCGAATACTCACCTTATTATGTGGTCAGTCCCTAACACATCTCAGTACTATGGTGGCGATACAACCAGGCCTGTGATTGACTTAACGACCATTCAAAATACAACAGGTATTAACTACTCCAACGCCTCCATCGGCTATCATACTTATAGTTCTACTTCTGAAGACACTACTGCCAAGAGCTGGAGAGACGCCGGATACCCCATTATCTGCACGGAATTGTTAAGCGATTCGGGTACGCGTACGCCAGTGAATTACGTTAATATGATGCCACTAATCAAGTCAAAGGAAACCTTGGGCATCAGCTGGATGAACTGGATGACCTTCAATTACCGCATACCGGTTGTGGATCAGGGCATGAACTTTACAGCGGACTTCATAACGAACCTTGGCACATACGGAATCACCTTCTGGCCGGAAAACTTCAAATCCCTCGTCGTAAACGGTGGATTCGAGAAGGATGCGCTGAACTCCCAGACCATCACTGGTTGGACCACCAGCAGCGCGACGCCAAATGCGGATTATGTTGATAAATACGCACATGACGGCAACAACCGATTGACGCACTATTATGCCAGTGCTTTCAATATCTATACCTTCCAGACGATCACAGGTCTATCGGATGGCACTTACAAACTTACGGTATGGGTCAGACGCGGCGGAACCTTTACCAGGAGCATGATCGTAGCCAAGAAATTCGGCGGAACCGATTTGAGCGTTACTACCCCGGATAACTCTAGCTGGACTCAGGTAACTATCGATAACATCGTTATTGCCAATGGTTATGGTAAAATTGAGGTTGGCGCTTATACCGATGCGAATGCCGGAGCATGGATCGGTATTGATCAAATTGACCTCATTCGAACAAATTGA
- a CDS encoding response regulator translates to MFNLLIVDDEWLAADTLAENIPWSQYDIQEVHRAYSAMEALELMNTHAIDIVITDIRMPGFSGLELIQKLRESNRRTKCIVHSGHADFNYAREAMVSQVSEYLVKPASDDEVISAVVRMADQLRQEWAQMSSLHKASSTLKEQAPAILSTLVNDLLKGKKFKDEELEYKLKLLNKPFYPGDQFAIIVIRLEQHFTKFDPASLDLFEYAISNIAEETLSDHFHLLAGKDPHDYLVLIVKLDEEKEARLKQLNPESLNSPILLQQTAIKVQDNVRTFLKGKVSMVVSSWGVFPQDVSDLYQRSVSSIRRNVGNDEDIFLTLSDELQQTAPVRSLQVLYEPPLLMQLLDIGKKEPVLEKIEMITLELEEHWRDSREHLLEVYFYFSSAFTYFSHKSGKRMEYLLGHAYEPLISSMAFQSVKQLKDWAIHVTELLFEDLSQSMAAGKNNVVQELQNFVNVHLGEDVTLQALADHVHLHPVYLSKIFKTETGENLSDYIIRLKMERASYLLQHSSDKIYEICNKIGYQNSSYFIKLFRKYYGVTPQEYRDGQYPG, encoded by the coding sequence TTGTTCAATTTACTCATCGTTGATGATGAATGGCTAGCTGCTGATACCTTAGCGGAAAATATCCCATGGAGTCAATACGATATTCAGGAGGTTCATCGTGCCTATTCCGCAATGGAGGCTCTTGAACTGATGAACACCCATGCCATCGATATTGTCATTACGGATATTCGGATGCCAGGCTTCAGTGGATTGGAACTGATCCAGAAACTCAGAGAGTCCAACAGGAGAACCAAATGTATTGTACACTCTGGCCATGCCGACTTTAATTATGCCAGGGAAGCCATGGTCTCCCAAGTATCCGAATATCTGGTGAAACCCGCTAGTGACGACGAAGTTATCTCAGCAGTCGTTCGGATGGCGGACCAGCTAAGGCAGGAATGGGCCCAAATGTCCTCCCTCCATAAGGCTTCTTCCACTCTAAAGGAACAAGCGCCAGCTATTCTTTCCACGCTGGTAAACGATCTGCTCAAAGGTAAAAAGTTTAAGGATGAAGAACTTGAATATAAGCTCAAGCTGCTGAATAAACCCTTTTATCCAGGGGACCAGTTCGCCATTATCGTCATCCGTCTCGAGCAGCATTTCACCAAGTTTGATCCAGCCAGCCTGGACTTGTTTGAATATGCCATTAGCAACATCGCCGAAGAAACCTTAAGTGACCACTTCCACCTGCTGGCAGGGAAGGACCCCCACGATTATCTTGTCTTGATTGTTAAGCTGGACGAAGAGAAAGAAGCAAGGCTGAAGCAATTGAATCCTGAGAGCCTGAACAGCCCAATTCTGCTTCAACAGACGGCCATTAAGGTTCAAGACAATGTACGAACCTTTCTGAAAGGAAAAGTGTCCATGGTGGTTAGCTCTTGGGGTGTCTTCCCCCAAGATGTCTCCGACCTGTATCAAAGGTCCGTATCCTCTATTCGCCGCAATGTCGGTAACGATGAGGATATCTTTCTGACCCTGTCAGACGAGCTTCAGCAGACTGCCCCTGTCCGCTCCCTGCAGGTTCTCTATGAGCCGCCGCTGCTCATGCAGCTCCTGGATATCGGCAAGAAGGAGCCCGTTCTGGAGAAGATTGAAATGATCACCTTGGAGCTCGAAGAGCATTGGAGGGATTCCAGGGAACATTTACTTGAGGTGTATTTTTACTTTTCCTCGGCATTTACCTACTTTTCCCATAAGAGCGGGAAGCGAATGGAATACTTGCTTGGCCATGCCTATGAGCCACTGATTTCTAGCATGGCGTTCCAAAGTGTGAAACAACTGAAGGACTGGGCGATTCATGTAACGGAATTGCTGTTCGAGGACCTGAGCCAGAGCATGGCAGCAGGTAAGAACAACGTGGTTCAAGAGCTGCAAAACTTTGTGAACGTCCATTTAGGGGAAGATGTGACGCTTCAGGCATTAGCTGATCATGTTCATCTCCACCCGGTATATCTGTCCAAAATCTTCAAGACCGAAACCGGCGAGAATCTGAGCGACTATATTATTCGTTTAAAAATGGAGCGAGCTTCCTACCTACTCCAGCATTCATCAGATAAAATCTATGAAATTTGCAACAAAATTGGATATCAGAATTCTTCCTACTTCATCAAGTTATTTCGCAAATATTACGGAGTCACCCCTCAGGAATATCGAGATGGGCAGTACCCAGGTTAA